From Coffea arabica cultivar ET-39 chromosome 2e, Coffea Arabica ET-39 HiFi, whole genome shotgun sequence, the proteins below share one genomic window:
- the LOC113728961 gene encoding uncharacterized protein gives MKHKLKHFIWKCLHDVLPVNEPIKRRTVKVRTNAGRTANKAIHEWSEYKEVSIGEDKTEENGEKQVAKSSRWHPPPQGFIKLNSDAVLEQKERRIGWGVVARREDGEIVGAWAGGERRDENPTVEEALAIRKAVIKAKQSGWNEDVIQSDCKQMVDKLKDMNAEDSVTGTILIDILKLSQGFDECCFSFVKRDGN, from the exons ATGAAACATAAGTTGAAGCATTTTATTTGGAAGTGCTTGCATGATGTTTTACCAGTTAATGAGCCTATCAAAAGGAGAACAGTAAAGGTGAGGACAAATGCAG GAAGAACTGCAAATAAAGCTATACATGAGTGGTCTGAATATAAAGAAGTGAGCATTGGAGAAGACAAAACAGAGGAAAACGGGGAAAAACAAGTGGCAAAATCGAGTAGATGGCATCCACCCCCGCAGGGGTTTATCAAGCTAAACTCTGATGCAGTTTTGGAGCAAAAGGAAAGGAGAATAGGTTGGGGGGTAGTGGCCAGAAGGGAGGATGGGGAGATTGTTGGAGCTTGGGCAGGAGGTGAAAGGAGAGACGAAAACCCAACAGTGGAGGAAGCCTTAGCAATCAGAAAAGCTGTCATCAAGGCAAAGCAGAGTGGCTGGAACGAAGATGTCATCCAATCTGACTGTAAACAAATGGTTGATAAGCTCAAGGATATGAATGCTGAAGATTCAGTTACAGGGACTATCTTAATTGATATACTGAAGCTAAGCCAAGGGTTCGATGAATGTTGCTTCTCATTTGTTAAAAGAGATGGTAACTGA
- the LOC113732394 gene encoding L-type lectin-domain containing receptor kinase IV.1-like produces MLVLIKLILLVVSALAGFASCQDLSITYNGFRSTNLSLDGLAQLTPNGVLKLTDDTKEQQGHAFFPNPVSFKNSANSSAFTFSTTFVFAIVSEYPTMSGHGIAFVIAPRRGLPGALPSHQLGLFNETNNGKPTNHVFAVELDTVQSKEFNDINNNHVGIDINGLNSTLADPAGYYSNGNGVVQNLTLASGKAMQVWIDYDGTAKHISVTLAPIYAGKPNKPLLSLPNDLSPVLNEIMYIGFSSSTGSVPTSHCLLGWSFKMNGVAQGLDLSQLPKLPRVGPKKRSKVLTIGLPVILIASLSIAISGVIYRVRIKKKFAEVLEDWEHEYGPHRFKYKDLYIATKGFRDKGLLGSGGFGKVYHGILPSSKLEVAVKRVSHESRQGMKQFVAEIVSIGRLRHRNLVPLLGYCRRKDELLLVYEYMPNGSLDRFLFEQHENTLNWSQRFRVIRGVASGLFYLHEGWEQIVIHRDVKASNVLLDSELNGRLGDFGLARLYDHGTDPQTTRVVGTLGYLAPEHTRTGKATTKTDVYAFGAFLLEVVCGRRPTEPHPPTEDAILVDWVFSCWNKGQILEAVDQNMGLNYVKEEVELVMKLGLLCSQSEPIARPSMRQVVLYLDSALALPDLSSLGISASGLSFSSQEGFGDFNLSCPSSMDKPFSHASSSVAESLLSGGR; encoded by the coding sequence ATGTTGGTTCTGATCAAGCTTATACTACTTGTGGTTTCTGCTCTAGCTGGCTTTGCATCTTGCCAGGACCTTAGTATCACCTACAATGGATTCCGATCCACGAACTTGAGCCTGGACGGCTTAGCTCAGCTCACACCAAATGGCGTCTTGAAGCTAACTGATGACACCAAGGAGCAGCAAGGTCATGCCTTCTTTCCTAATCCTGTCAGcttcaaaaattcagccaatTCCTCTGCGTTCACCTTTTCCACCACCTTCGTCTTTGCTATAGTGTCTGAATACCCTACTATGAGCGGCCATGGAATTGCTTTCGTGATTGCACCAAGAAGAGGTCTTCCAGGAGCTCTTCCTAGTCACCAGCTTGGCCTCTTCAATGAAACAAACAATGGAAAACCGACCAATCATGTCTTTGCAGTGGAACTCGACACAGTCCAAAGCAAAGAGTTCAATGATATCAATAATAACCACGTTGGGATTGACATCAACGGGCTGAACTCCACACTAGCAGATCCTGCAGGTTATTATTCCAATGGCAACGGTGTTGTTCAGAACTTGACTCTTGCTAGTGGTAAAGCAATGCAAGTTTGGATCGACTACGATGGAACAGCTAAGCATATAAGTGTCACATTAGCTCCAATATATGCTGGTAAACCAAACAAACCTCTTTTATCTTTACCCAATGATCTTTCACCAGTATTAAATGAAATCATGTATATTGGATTTTCATCATCTACCGGTTCTGTGCCGACATCGCATTGCCTTCTGGGATGGAGTTTCAAGATGAACGGTGTGGCTCAAGGGCTTGATCTTTCTCAACTTCCTAAGCTCCCGCGAGTTGGACCTAAGAAAAGGTCCAAAGTATTAACAATTGGTTTACCTGTAATTTTGATTGCTTCCTTGTCAATTGCAATCTCTGGTGTAATATATCGTGTGAGAATTAAGAAGAAGTTTGCAGAAGTGCTTGAGGATTGGGAGCATGAGTATGGTCCTCACAGATTCAAGTACAAAGATTTGTATATCGCTACAAAAGGGTTCAGGGACAAGGGATTACTAGGAAGCGGGGGTTTTGGTAAGGTATATCATGGCATCCTGCCTAGCTCCAAACTTGAGGTTGCTGTCAAGAGGGTATCTCATGAATCCAGGCAAGGAATGAAACAATTTGTGGCAGAAATTGTCAGCATAGGCCGGTTACGCCATCGAAATTTGGTTCCACTTTTAGGTTACTGCAGGCGGAAAGATGAACTGCTATTGGTTTATGAATACATGCCAAATGGAAGCCTGGACAGGTTTCTATTTGAGCAGCATGAGAACACCCTGAACTGGAGCCAAAGATTTCGAGTCATAAGAGGTGTAGCATCTGGATTGTTTTATCTACATGAAGGATGGGAACAAATAGTGATCCACAGAGATGTAAAGGCCAGCAACGTCCTGTTAGACAGTGAATTGAATGGAAGATTAGGAGATTTCGGGCTTGCCAGATTGTATGATCATGGAACAGACCCTCAAACAACTCGTGTTGTTGGAACACTTGGATACCTCGCACCAGAGCATACTAGAACTGGCAAGGCTACAACCAAAACAGACGTATATGCCTTTGGGGCATTTTTGCTTGAGGTAGTCTGCGGCAGAAGACCAACAGAACCACATCCCCCAACAGAGGATGCCATTTTGGTTGATTGGGTATTTTCTTGCTGGAACAAAGGGCAAATTCTTGAAGCAGTTGATCAAAACATGGGACTTAATTATGTGAAAGAGGAGGTGGAATTGGTTATGAAGCTCGGATTGTTGTGCTCACAGTCAGAGCCCATAGCAAGGCCAAGCATGCGTCAAGTTGTTCTATACTTGGACAGCGCCTTGGCACTGCCAGATTTAAGCTCACTTGGGATTTCTGCCAGTGGCCTGTCTTTTTCAAGTCAGGAAGGTTTCGGTGATTTTAACTTATCATGTCCATCTTCGATGGACAAGCCATTTTCACACGCTTCGTCCTCTGTTGCAGAATCGCTACTATCTGGAGGTCGGTGA